The region AAGATGGCATGCCTTTAGCAGGTGTAAATGTTATTTTAAAAGATGTACAAGGGGTAGGGACGGTAACAGATTTTGATGGAAATTATTCTTTAGAAGTGCCATCAACAACTTCAGTGTTAATATTTAGTTCTATTGGTTACATTACTCAAGAAATTTCTGTATCAGGAAGAACAGAAATAAATATCGCGTTAGATACAAATATTAGTGAACTTGAAGAAGTTATTGTTGTAGGTTTCGGTACTCAGAAAAAAGCAACACTTACAGGATCTGTGGCACAAGTAAAAGGAGATGATGTTGTTAAAGGTAAAGGTACTTCTAGTGCAGTTTTAGCTTTACAAGGAGAGGTTCCTGGTGTAGTTGTAACGCGTACATCTTCGCGTCCAGGTGTAGAGGGTACATCTGTTAATATTCGTGGAGATATCTCTGTAAATAGTATTAGTCCGCTTATTTTATTAGATGGTGTAGAAATTTCACAAAGTGACTTAGCAGCAATTAATGCCAACGATATTGAAACTTATTCTGTATTAAAGGATGCATCAGCTGCAATTTTTGGTACAAAGGCAGCAGGTGGTGTTATTTTAGTAACTACTAAAAAAGGTAAAGAAGGGAAAATGAAAATTAGTTATAAAGGTGAAACACAATTAAATTTTGCAAAAGATTTCCCTGTTGCTAATATGAAAGAATGGGCAGATGCTTGGTTAGTAGCAGGACGAAATGATGCAATAAATTTTGTAGATGGCGATGGAAATCAACAAACAGCAGCAACAAGTTTTAGGTTCTTTACAGAGGAAGAGTTTATGATGATATCTAATGGAACTATGCCTTTGGCACCAGAATCTTATTATTGGTTAGGTAAAGATATGTATTTTTCTGATACGAGCCAGTTTGATGCTGTATATGGTACAACCATCACAGAACGTCATGATTTTTCTTTGTCTGGAGGTAATGAAAATGCAACTTATAGAACATCTTTTGGATATGCAAACGAACGTTCTCCAATATCTTTTGTGTACGACGGACAAAAACGTTATAACTTCCGTACAAATGTGTCGTATAAAGTAAACGACTTAGTTAAAACAGATTTCAATATATCATATAATAGTGATATTATCGATACTCCAACTCAAGGTGTTGGGTATGGTATTCAAGACATGAATATTTTTCCTTTATATAACCCTCAAGGACAATTTTACGATAATTTTGGAGGAAATAATCCTTTAGCTTATTTAAGCGAAGGCGGACGTGTTAAAGACCGAACTAATATATTTCGTTTAGGAGGTAAAATTACACTAGACTTAGAAAAATATGTAGAAGGATTAAATTTCTCTTATTTTGGAAACATATCCTTAACAGATAACAGAAAAAATAAAACATGGAAACCAATAACAATGTACGATTGGGATGGTAACGTAACAAGTACACCTACGACATTAACTAATTCTAAATTAGAAGTTACCGAGGTAGATTATGTATTCCAAAACCATATATTTCAATTAAATTATAACCGTTCTTTCGGAAATCATAATTTAGGAGTCATGGCTGGGTATACTGCAGAATTAACAGAAACAGAAAAATACTTTATGTCTCGTTCTAATTTAGTAGATGAAACTTTAAACGATTTAAATGCATTTGATGTAACTACCCAAACAAATAGTGGAGGAAGTAATAATGTTGGTTTAGTTTCCTTTTTAGGTAAAATAAATTACGATTATAACGGTATCTATTTATTAGAGGTCTTAGGGCGTCGTGATGGATCTTCTCGTTTACACCCAGATTACAGATGGAAGAATTTTTATGGAGCTTCTGCTGGTGTAGTATTTTCTGAAATGTCTTTTATGGAAGATAGCTCTATTAATTTATTAAAATTACGAGCTTCTTATGGAGAAACAGGATCTGTAACAGGTATAAGTGCATACGATTATTATTCAAGTATTGGTACTGGTACTGTATTATTTGGTAGTACGCCGCAATTGGCAGCAACATCTTATATTGATGGATTATCTTCTTTAGACCGTACTTGGGAGCGTGTATCTACAACTAACTTCGCAGTGGATTTTGGTATATTAAATAATAGATTAACGGGTACTGCAGAATATTTTATTCGTAAAAATGACGATATGTTAGTTAACATTACATATCCAGACATCTTAGGTCCTACAGCTCCAAAAACAAATAGTGGTAATTTTGAAACTACAGGGTATGAATTGTCAGTAAACTGGAGAGATCGTATAGGAGACGATTTTACTTACCGTATTGGTCTTGCCTTCTGGGATAATCAAAGTGAAGTTACAAAAATGGAAGGTAAAACAACGATTAGTTTAGGTACGAATGAAATTATAGAAGGTAAACCTTTAAATGCTATTTATGCATATAAAACAGATGGTTTGTTGACTACAGAAGACCAAGTGTTAAATTATTATAATCAAGTTGGATTTGAAGATCCTTCAACTCAAACCATGAAGGATGGTACGAAATTACCAAATTATAGAAGTGCAGATCGTTTAGTCCCAGGAACTGTAAATCGTATAGATGTAAGTGGAGATGGTCTTATTAATGAAGATGATTTAGTATATGTAGGAGATGCTAATCCACATAAAAGTTTTGGTATTAATTTAGGATTTACATACAAAAGCTTTGATTTTAGTGCATTCTTCCAAGGGGTTGCAGATGTAAATATTGTTAGAAGTGGTTCGCTATCTTATCCATTTATGCAATGGTGGACAAACCAAAACCCAATTTTTACTAATAAAACTTGGACAGCAGAAAATTCTAATTCAAGTAGACCAGCAGCGTTTGTTAATGGTTCAAGAAAAACTTGGAATTATGGAGATTTAAATGATATGAATGTTATTAAAGCAGCTTATTTAAGAGCAAAAGCAATATCTGTAGGATATACATTGCCAAAAGATGTTTTAGATAGAGCAGGAATGGATAAAATTCGTTTGTCTTTAACAGGAAACGATTTGTTTACAATTTCAAATATAAGTGATGGATTAGATCCTGAATTTGGAGAAGGAACAAGACAAGGTAACATGATACCTTTTTCTTCAGCATTGATCTTCGGACTTGAACTAGCATTTTAATTAATTTTAATTTAAAGAATATGAAAAATATACATTATAATATAAAAAAAATAGGGATAGCTGCTGTAATCTCTATATTCATGTTTACTGGGTGTTCAGATTACTTAGATCAAGAACCTTTAGACTCAGTAACAGAAGCAGTGTATTTTAAAAATGCAGAACAGTTTGAAACAGCTGCAAATTATTTTTATCGTGCTTCTCTAGGGTATGATGCAGGAGATGAATCTTCAGATTTATCAGGAAACCTCGATACATCACCGTCTTATGGACAAGGTCAATCCATTATACCAACAGAAGATGATGTTTGGTCAAATAATTATAATCAATTAAGAGAACCAAATCAACTCATTGAAAAAGCAGCAGAATACGAAGGCGATCAGTCAGAAATTGCTGGATCTGTTGCAACAGCTTATTTTTTTAGAGCTTGGTGTCATTTTAATTTATTACAACGTTTTGGAGGTGTACCAATAGTTACACGTTCTTTAGATGTAGATTATGAAGAGTTATACGCCCCTAGAAATAGTCGCTACGAAGTGATATATCAAATTCTTAGTGATTTAGATGTTGCTATAGCAGACCTACCTACAGAAAATAGTATTACTGATTCTGAAAAAGGAAAACTTTCAACAGAAGCGGCTAGAGCATTTAAAGCACGTGTGTTATTATATGAAGCAACTTGGGAAAAATATGTAGGTACAGCTACAGATGGAGACGGTGTTAATACTGGTGCAGGATCTAATAAGCCTGCAGGATACCCAAGTGTAGACGAGTTGTTTTCTGAAGCTAAAGCACAATCTCTAGCTGTAATTAATAGCGGTGCTTATGAATTGTGGGATTATCGTGAACAATTGGGAGATAGAAATTTATATTACTTATTTAATTTAGAAGATGGCGGCTCTAATCCTGCGGGCTTATCTAAAGCAAATAATAAAGAGTATATCATTCAAACGGTTTACGATTATACATTAAGAAAAATAAATCAAAATTTAACACACTCTAAAACACATACACCATCTCGTAAATTAATGGATATGTACCTATGTACAGATGGTTTACCAGTACAACACTCCTCAGTATTTGAAGGTTATGATACCATGACTTCAGAATTCCGTAATCGTGATTATCGTTTAACAAGTTTTGTTCGTGAACCTTTAAAAGAATACTGGGGTTGGGGAAATAGTGTAGAAGGCGGAGGTGCACAATATGGTGTAGATTTCGCAGATGCAGGTACTAATTATGATTATAGATATGTGCCAGAATTAACAAGTCCAGGAGCTGGCCGTAATATAGGTTATCAGGGGGTTAAGTTTACTACAGAGTATATTTTAAGAGAAACTAGAGACGAATCGTTTAATTACCCATATTTACGTTATGCAGAAGTGTTATTAACTTATGCTGAAGCAACTGTAGAGTTGGGAGGAGGTACTATTTCTGATGCAGATTTAAATATGTCAATCAATAAAATTAGAGAGCGTTCTAATGTAGCGCCTTTAACTAATGCTTTAATTGCTCCTTTTTCAGATTTAACCATGTTGGGAGAAATACGTAGAGAGCGTGCTATCGAATTATTTGGTGAAAATCAACGGTTCAATGATTTAAAACGTTGGGGGATTGCAGAAGAGGAGTTAGGTCATGTCGTAGCTACTACATATGTAGACGGAACAGAGTTTGAAACGGCTGAAAACCCTAAAAATCCAGGATCTCAAATTTATATAGCTAGTGCATTCTCTTACGGAACAACATCTAAAGAACAATCTGTATCTAGTTATTCAGGTATTGCAACAACTAAACCAGGTGCATTAATTCTAGATATCGAAGGAAATAGAAACTTTTCTATAGATAATTATCTAGATCCAATAGGGTCCGATCAAATCAGATTAAATCCAGAGTTATTACAAAACCCTGGATGGTAAAAGTGTTCTTATAATTTTAGTACTATTTATATCTAACTTAAAAAGCAGTTGCGATTCTATCGTAGCTGCTTTTTAAATTATGGTTAGATAATCTTAAATGGGAAGAGATAAAATTTTTTAATATAAGAAAAGAGTACTAAACTCCCTTTTATTTTTATAATCTCTAACAGAGCTATTAAATCAAGTTGCCCTATAAATTAGACTAGAGTCAATCTTAAAAGTATATAGGCATTAACAACATTCTCCATGTAAAAAGGACTCTGTCATTTTAGTGTTTTCTGTAATCTAAAATTATGTATAACTCTATATACTTTACCCATAAAATATAATTGATGCTTAAATGTGAAAATATTCAAAAACTACGTAATCACTAGTAAAAAACATTAAAAATGGTTGCTGTGTTATAGTAAATGAACGATAATTTATTCAAGAAAAACAAAACAACAATTAGATTGCAGTAGTTATTGTTTATTAAGTCTTAAGAACGTAGTTAATTCTTAAGATGTGTTAGAATTGGTTTAAAATTCATCCAAGGCGATAAAAAATCAAATTGGATGAATTTTTTAAACACCTAAAAACTCTAAAATAATAGTTCAATTTAATATATGAAAATACTAAGAACATATATCTTATTTATAATTGTATCTATGTGTACTTATGTATTGCATGCACAAAATGTAATAAGCAAAAATCTTGGACAAGCACCCGTTGATGGCGGTTTCCAAATGGAAGACTATTGGGTTTGGGGTAGCTCGGTAATTAAGGGGGACGATGGCATCTATCATATGTATGCATCGCGTTGTCCAAAATTTTTACCTTTCCATCCTGGTTGGATGATTGCTTCAGAAATTGTACATGCCACGTCTAAAACTCCAGAAGGGCCATATACATTTCAAGATGTCGCACTTAAAGCCCGTGGTACTCAATATTGGGATGGACGTTCTACTCACAATCCTAAAATTGTTAAATACAACGACACCTATATTTTATATTATATGGGGTCTACACATCCTTTCGAGGGTGTAACTTCAGAAAATGTAAATGCATTCGATTTAAAAAGTAAATGGTGTATCGCAGCGCGTTGGGGAAAACGTATCGGGATGGCGACGTCTAAAAGTCCTAATGGTCCATGGACACGTTTAGAGGCGCCGATACTAGATGTTAAACCCAATTCCTTCTATAGCTTTTTAACGTCTAATCCGTCACCTTTAATTAAAGCAGACGGTTCTGTAGTTTTACTTTTTAAAGGTCGCGATTATAAAGCAGATGGCATCACTAATGCCGATATGAGTATAGGCGTAGCAACAGCTCCGTCTTACAACGGGCCTTACACAGTTAAGGGAGACAAACCTTTGTTTTCTCTAGAACATTTTGGAGAGGTAGAAGACCCACATATGTGGAGCGATACTACCGGATTTCATATGGTTGCTAAAGATCAGCGTGGGGCAATTACAGGAGGTGCTGGCGATGGACTTTTAGCGCACTCTAAGGATGGTATCCATTGGGAAGTTGATAAAAACTCGAAAGCCTATACTAAAACAGTTACTTGGGATAACGGAAAAACCATAAAGCAAGGACAATTAGAGCGTCCGTTTGTATTAGTAGAAGATGGTGAGCCAACACATATCTTTTTTGCAACTATGGATGGTCCTGGCGGGTTTGGAAATGGAACAAAAACTTGGAATATGGTAATTCCTATAAATAAAAACTAATTTAAACACTAACTAAAAGGCTGTAGGCCTGACTTTATACTTAAACACAATGAACAAAAAAATAATATTATGGTCTATAACCGCAGCACTTGCCGGATTCTTATTCGGGTTTGATGTGGTTGTAATTTCTGGAGCAGATAAAAAATTACAAGCCTTATGGGGCTCGTCTGAAGCGTTTCATGGCGCTGTAGTTATGGGTATGGCACTTTGGGGAACTGTAGTTGGTGCTATTTTTGGAGGGTTTCCAACGAATAAATACGGCCGTAAAAATACGTTAATTGTCATCGGATTATTGTTTGCCATTTCGGCTATAGGGTCTGCCTTGTCTAACGACCCCTATGTGTTTGCTTTTATGCGTTTTATAGGCGGATTAGGGGTTGGTGCTTCTACAATTGCTGCTCCTGCTTATATTTCTGAAATTGCTCCAGCTAAAGAACGCGGACGTTTAGTGGCGATGTATCAATTCAATATTGTATTTGGTATTATGATTGCTTATTTATCAAACTACTTATTAAGTGATATAGGCGAAAATGCTTGGCGATGGATGTTAGGTGTAGAAGCCATTCCTGCAATTTTATATATTTTATTTGCTTTAAAATTACCAAAAAGTCCACGTTGGTTATTATCTCAATCTCGAGAAGCAGAGGCAAGAGAGGTATTACAACTCATAGACCCAGATGCAGATATTAATGCACAAGTTCTGGAGTTTAACTCACATTCTGAAAGTAGTGATAAAACCGAAACTATTTTTATTAAAAAATATAGATTTCCATTACTGCTAGCTTTCTTTATTGCATTTTTTAATCAGTTTTCAGGAATTAATGCGGTGTTATATTATGCGCCAAGAATTTTTGAAGCAGCAGGATTAGGAGAAAGTTCTGCTTTATTAAATAGTATAGGTTTAGGGGTAACAAATCTAATTTTCACATTATTAGGGGTATTCTTAATTGATAAATTAGGTCGAAAAACATTAATGTATATCGGGTCTTTAGGATATATTATTTCGTTAAGTCTTCTAGCAGCTGCCTTTTTATTAGAATGGTCAGGAATGGCTGTACCTTTTTTCTTATTTTTATTTATAGCAGCACATGCCGTTGGTCAAGGGGCTGTTATATGGGTGTTTGTTTCAGAAATTTTTCCAAATCATCTCCGAGCATCTGGTCAAGCCTTCGGAAGTTCTGTACACTGGATTTTGGCCGCACTTATCCCTTCATTATTCCCTTTCTTATTAAAATTAGTTGGAGGCGGTGCTGTGTTTCTTGTGTTTGCTGTAATGATGCTTTTCCAATTATTATTTGTAGCGTTTATGATGCCAGAAACTAAAGGGAAAACACTAGAAGAGGTTGAAGATATCATGCTAAAAAAGAAAATATAATTGGTGGTATTAAACTGATTCAGCATTAAAAATAAGATTCAAATCAGAATAATTATTGAATAGTCAAGTTCATAAAAATGCATAAAAAACTAATTCATATCCTTTTAATATTTCTGTCTTGCAATGTCTTTGCATTTCGGGTAGATACACTTGTGGTTTTTAGTGCATCAATGAATAAGGATATAAAAAATGTAGTCATTACACCCGATAACTATTCTAAACAGGGTGCGGCATATCATGTTGTATACTTATTACATGGGGCTGGAGGAAACCATACATCATGGTTAGGTAAAGCTCCAGCCATTAGAACCTATGCAGATATGTATAACATGATTATGGTTTGCCCAGATGCCGATAAAACCAGTTGGTATTTGGACAGTCCGATAGATTCTAAAATGAAATACGAAACTTATATCTCGAAAGAATTAGTTTCAAAAATAGATGCAACTTATAATACCGTAGCATCTAAAACAGGTCGAGCAATTACAGGATATAGTATGGGCGGTCATGGCGCGTTGTATTTAGCTTTTAAGCATCAAGATGTTTGGGGAGCAACAGCGAGTATGAGTGGCGGAGTAGATTTAAGACCGTTTCCTAATAATTGGGATATTTCAAAACGTTTAGGAACTTATGCGGAGTATCCAGAACATTGGGAAAATAATTCTGTGATTAACCTGACACACTTATTAACAGCTAAAGACCTTAAAATACTATTTGATTGTGGCGTAGACGATTTTTTTTACGATGCTAATGTAAGACTTCATAAAAAACTATTAGAGCGTAATATTCCTCATGATTATATAGAGCGTCCAGGCGGACATACCAATGCGTATTGGAGTAATTCCATAAAATATCATTTAGTGTTTTTTAATGATTTTTTTAAATCAGCAAAATAAAAGCAAATGAAAAGAAGAGGTTTGATCTTATTAACATTTATATTATGTAGTGTTTTAGGAGGATGTAAAGCTAGAAAAATTCAAGGTGTTGAAAAAAGCAAGTCATCTACAGCAGTTAGTGCATTTGGGCAACCTAATATTGTAGTATTACTGTGCGACGATTTAGGGTATGGCGATTTGGCGACTTTCGGGCATCCTGTAATTGAAACTCATAACCTAGATAAATTAGCTGAAACAGGAATTAAACTTACAGATTTCTATGCAACGGCACCGGTATGTTCATCTTCGCGCGCTGGTTTGTTAACAGGTAGAAGTCCTAATCGGGCTGGTATTTATGATTTTATTCCGGGGTATAAAAAAAGTGCAGACAATAGAGATTTGGTACACTTACGTGCCGAAGAAGTGACTATTCCTCAAGTATTAAAATCTGTAGGTTACGAAACCTGTTTAGTGGGGAAATGGCATTGTTCGTCTCAATTTAATTCAGACGCACAACCACAACCAAACGATTTTGGTTTCGATTATTGGATGGCAACACACAATAATGCAGCGCCAAGTCATAAAAACCCAAGAAATTTTGTGAGAAACGGCGAAGAAGTCGGCGAAATAGAAGGTTTTAGTAGTCAGATTATTGTAGACGAAGCCATGTCTTGGTTAGATAAAAGAGATACTAATAAACCATTTTTCTTAGAAGTTGCATTTCACGAACCTCATGAACCTATTGCCTCTCCAGAAGATTTAGTACAGAAATACTTACCAAAAGCCAAAAATCATGAAGAGGCCGAATTTTTTGCCAATGTAGAAAATGTAGATTTAGCTGTAGGTCGATTATTAGAGTATTTTGAAACTCATAATATCACCAATACTTTAATCGTGTTTAGCTCAGATAACGGGCCCGAAACCTTTATGAGATACGAGCGTGCTAAAAAATCTTACGGGAGACCGGGACCTTTAAAAGGTATGAAATTATGGACCAATGAAGCTGGGTTTAGAGTTCCAGGTATTGTAAAATCGATAGGAAAAGATACCTATTCTGGAACTAGCGATGCCGTAATATCTGCCTTAGATTTCTTACCAACATTTGCCGAATTAGCAGGCGCAGAATTACCTAACAGAAAATTAGATGGCGAGTCTTTTGTGCCGCTTTTAAAATCGGGAAATTTTGAACGCGAAAAACCTTTAACATGGGCATTTTACGATGCAATTAACGACCGTCGTGTAGTCATGCGTAAAGGCGATTATAAAATTATAGCGCGTATAGAATTAGATGGTGAAACCTTACCTAATCTTCATAATTTATACGACGGAAATATTGACGAAATTAAACGCGCTAAACTCACAGATTTCGTGTTGTTTGATTTGAAAAATGACATTGCTGAATCTGAAGATATTTCAGCTCAAAAAGCAGACATTTTTAATACGATGAAAACAGAATTTGAATCGGAATATCAAGCACTATTAGACGGCAGTCATGTTTAGGTGCGTGATAACGCGAACGACCAATAACATATTTAAAAATCAGATGTAGCAACAGTTAAATAGATAAAGTAATGAGTAGATATATTAAGAATTTAGATTTTGGTTTAAGACATAGAAGCTTGTGTTTTTTGGTTTTATTATTACTATGTAACGCCATGGTATTAAACGCACAACACGCTGCAGAAGTATATTTTTTAAAATTATCTGGAGCTATTAAAGATGGTAAAATTGATGTTGAAAAATATAAAGACTCCCAAAAGAAAGCAACGAATAAAAAAATAAATCCCATTAAATTATATCCAAATATAGAATTTCAAACGTTCGAAGGTTTTGGAGGTGCTTTCAATGAAATTGGAGGTGAAGCTCTAATGGTTTTACCAAAAGATAAACAAATTGAAGTGGCGAAAAATTTATTTAATGTAAATACTGGAGCGCAATTAGTGTTTTGTAGAACAGCTGTTGGATCTAGTGATTTCGGAATTGACGCTTATAGTTATGCTGAAAAGGCAGACGATTATAATATGAGGGCTTTTTCTATTAAAAGAGAAGAGGCTTCTGTTATTCCTTTTATTAAGCATGCAATTGCGCAGAATCCAGATTTTAAACTGTTCGCTTCACCTTGGAGTCCACCAGCATGGATGAAATATTCTGGACTTATGGATCAAGGAAAAGATTTTCCTGAGAAAAATAAATTAAAAGACGAGCCTAAAATCTACAAAGCTTATGCGTTATATTTCTCAAAATATATTAAAGCTTACGAAGATAAAGGGATTACGATAGATCGTTTAATTGTTCAAAACGAAACAGATGCAAATACAGCATATCCATCTAACGATATGTCTGTAAATCAAATGAGTAAGTTTGTAGGGGCGTACTTGCGTCCGCAATTTAAAGCCGATAAAATTAATACAGAAATTTGGGCAGGAACCTTTAGGGTTCATGGCCGAATTGACGCTTTAGAATTGGCTGCAAATCCAGAAAATTTAGCTTTGTTTGATGGTATTGGAATTCAGTATACGTCTTCAAAATATATCCAAGATATGAATGCATTATATCCTAATGGTAACACCATGCATACAGAAGGAAATTGCTTTAACGGAAAAAATACTTGGGATCAGGCCGCAACGCGTTTAAAAGAAGTAGCACAATACTTTAATTATGGCATTCCAAATTATTGCTATTGGAACATGATTTTAAATGAAACAACAGAAAGTGGTTGGGATTGGGCACAGAATTCATTAATAAATATAGACCGTAACACTAAAACGGTTACTTATAATCCAGACTATGCTGTATTTGCATTTATGAGTCAGTATTTGGTGCCAGGCTCTAAACGTATTGCAAATTATTCTAAGGACGAATTAATTTCAGTAAAACATGATAATAAGATTTTTGTTTTACTCCAAAATGATAACGATTTACCTAATTCTTATGAATGTCAGATTGAAGACGGAGAGAAACAAATCGTAACGCTACCTGCTAAATCATTAGCCGTAATTGTTTTAAATATTTAAACGAAATAAGATATAATGTAAATGAATAAAAAACTGATACATAATTTAACTTATTACTGCTTGTTTATTGTAATGAGCGGGTTATTGTATTCATGCGATAATTCTAGAACAAGTATTGAAGTTACGTCTCCAGATGCAACTAAAAAGATGGTGTTTCTTGAAGGGGAAAATAACAACGATGTCTCTTTTTCTGTATTTTATAATCAGAATGAAGTCATTCAAAGTTCGGTATTAGAACTAATGTCTGAAGAATTAAATTTCAAAGGAACTGTTACGGTTGACAATATAGAAACAACTTCAGTAAATACAACGTGGACCTCTAGATTTAATGAGTTAAGTACGATTCCAGACCATTATAATCAGATAAAAATATATTTAAAACAAGGCGATGCAAAAGTGAATATCATTGCTAGAGCTTACAATGAAGGTGTGGCTTTAGCTTACGAAATTCCTGAACAAGGCAACCTTACCGAAATTGATTTAAATGAAAACATGCATTATAATTTCGATAACGATTACGAGCTGTGGTCTACCCCAAAACGTGAAAAAGGCGTATTAACGGCTCAAGGCGAGTACAAAAAAATTCCAATTTCAGCTTTACAAGAAGGTGCCGAACGTCCGTTAGTAATTGAGATAAACGATACGGTTAAAATTGCATTGGCAGAAGCCCGTTTGGTAGATTATGGGCGAATGAGTTTTAATAAAGGCACAACATCGCCGTATAGTATTGTATCGACCCTTGATGGTAAAATGGGAGAACAAAAACAAGATACTATTACAGGAGCTGTTATTTCCGAACGCAAAAACGATGGCGCTAAAGTGCATAAAACCTTACCATTTCAATCGCCTTGGCGCGTGGTAATGATGGGGAACAGTCATGGCGAGTTATTAGAACATAATTATTTAATTCAGAATTTAAATCCGCCATCAGAAATAGCAGACGACTCTTGGATAACGCCAGGAAAAGTACTTCGTGAAACGACCTTAACAACGCAAGGAGGTATGGCAGCTATCGATTTTGTAGCAAGTCATAATATGCAATATGTGCATTTTGATGCGGGTTGGTATGGTAATGAAATGGATAATGCCTCTGATGCTACAACTATTACTTTAGACCCGAAACGCTCTAAAGGACCTTTTGACATTGAAGCCATTACAAAATATGCTACAGAAAAAGGTGTGAAGGTTATGCTTTATGTTAACCGTCTCGCTTTAGAAAATAAATTAGACGAGGTCTTACCTGTTTTAAAAAAATGGGGTGTTTCTGGCATAAAATATGGTTTTGTTCGGGTGGGCGACCAAGATGCAACCGCTTGGATGCACAAGGCCGTAAAAAAAGCCGCAGAATACGAAATGGTATTAGAT is a window of Formosa sediminum DNA encoding:
- a CDS encoding SusC/RagA family TonB-linked outer membrane protein — protein: MYNNYNFKKSSIKPIAILVLLLCLSINSGLYAINDSFKLANEATTSVQNLTITGTVTAAEDGMPLAGVNVILKDVQGVGTVTDFDGNYSLEVPSTTSVLIFSSIGYITQEISVSGRTEINIALDTNISELEEVIVVGFGTQKKATLTGSVAQVKGDDVVKGKGTSSAVLALQGEVPGVVVTRTSSRPGVEGTSVNIRGDISVNSISPLILLDGVEISQSDLAAINANDIETYSVLKDASAAIFGTKAAGGVILVTTKKGKEGKMKISYKGETQLNFAKDFPVANMKEWADAWLVAGRNDAINFVDGDGNQQTAATSFRFFTEEEFMMISNGTMPLAPESYYWLGKDMYFSDTSQFDAVYGTTITERHDFSLSGGNENATYRTSFGYANERSPISFVYDGQKRYNFRTNVSYKVNDLVKTDFNISYNSDIIDTPTQGVGYGIQDMNIFPLYNPQGQFYDNFGGNNPLAYLSEGGRVKDRTNIFRLGGKITLDLEKYVEGLNFSYFGNISLTDNRKNKTWKPITMYDWDGNVTSTPTTLTNSKLEVTEVDYVFQNHIFQLNYNRSFGNHNLGVMAGYTAELTETEKYFMSRSNLVDETLNDLNAFDVTTQTNSGGSNNVGLVSFLGKINYDYNGIYLLEVLGRRDGSSRLHPDYRWKNFYGASAGVVFSEMSFMEDSSINLLKLRASYGETGSVTGISAYDYYSSIGTGTVLFGSTPQLAATSYIDGLSSLDRTWERVSTTNFAVDFGILNNRLTGTAEYFIRKNDDMLVNITYPDILGPTAPKTNSGNFETTGYELSVNWRDRIGDDFTYRIGLAFWDNQSEVTKMEGKTTISLGTNEIIEGKPLNAIYAYKTDGLLTTEDQVLNYYNQVGFEDPSTQTMKDGTKLPNYRSADRLVPGTVNRIDVSGDGLINEDDLVYVGDANPHKSFGINLGFTYKSFDFSAFFQGVADVNIVRSGSLSYPFMQWWTNQNPIFTNKTWTAENSNSSRPAAFVNGSRKTWNYGDLNDMNVIKAAYLRAKAISVGYTLPKDVLDRAGMDKIRLSLTGNDLFTISNISDGLDPEFGEGTRQGNMIPFSSALIFGLELAF
- a CDS encoding RagB/SusD family nutrient uptake outer membrane protein: MKNIHYNIKKIGIAAVISIFMFTGCSDYLDQEPLDSVTEAVYFKNAEQFETAANYFYRASLGYDAGDESSDLSGNLDTSPSYGQGQSIIPTEDDVWSNNYNQLREPNQLIEKAAEYEGDQSEIAGSVATAYFFRAWCHFNLLQRFGGVPIVTRSLDVDYEELYAPRNSRYEVIYQILSDLDVAIADLPTENSITDSEKGKLSTEAARAFKARVLLYEATWEKYVGTATDGDGVNTGAGSNKPAGYPSVDELFSEAKAQSLAVINSGAYELWDYREQLGDRNLYYLFNLEDGGSNPAGLSKANNKEYIIQTVYDYTLRKINQNLTHSKTHTPSRKLMDMYLCTDGLPVQHSSVFEGYDTMTSEFRNRDYRLTSFVREPLKEYWGWGNSVEGGGAQYGVDFADAGTNYDYRYVPELTSPGAGRNIGYQGVKFTTEYILRETRDESFNYPYLRYAEVLLTYAEATVELGGGTISDADLNMSINKIRERSNVAPLTNALIAPFSDLTMLGEIRRERAIELFGENQRFNDLKRWGIAEEELGHVVATTYVDGTEFETAENPKNPGSQIYIASAFSYGTTSKEQSVSSYSGIATTKPGALILDIEGNRNFSIDNYLDPIGSDQIRLNPELLQNPGW
- a CDS encoding glycoside hydrolase family protein, with protein sequence MKILRTYILFIIVSMCTYVLHAQNVISKNLGQAPVDGGFQMEDYWVWGSSVIKGDDGIYHMYASRCPKFLPFHPGWMIASEIVHATSKTPEGPYTFQDVALKARGTQYWDGRSTHNPKIVKYNDTYILYYMGSTHPFEGVTSENVNAFDLKSKWCIAARWGKRIGMATSKSPNGPWTRLEAPILDVKPNSFYSFLTSNPSPLIKADGSVVLLFKGRDYKADGITNADMSIGVATAPSYNGPYTVKGDKPLFSLEHFGEVEDPHMWSDTTGFHMVAKDQRGAITGGAGDGLLAHSKDGIHWEVDKNSKAYTKTVTWDNGKTIKQGQLERPFVLVEDGEPTHIFFATMDGPGGFGNGTKTWNMVIPINKN
- a CDS encoding sugar porter family MFS transporter yields the protein MNKKIILWSITAALAGFLFGFDVVVISGADKKLQALWGSSEAFHGAVVMGMALWGTVVGAIFGGFPTNKYGRKNTLIVIGLLFAISAIGSALSNDPYVFAFMRFIGGLGVGASTIAAPAYISEIAPAKERGRLVAMYQFNIVFGIMIAYLSNYLLSDIGENAWRWMLGVEAIPAILYILFALKLPKSPRWLLSQSREAEAREVLQLIDPDADINAQVLEFNSHSESSDKTETIFIKKYRFPLLLAFFIAFFNQFSGINAVLYYAPRIFEAAGLGESSALLNSIGLGVTNLIFTLLGVFLIDKLGRKTLMYIGSLGYIISLSLLAAAFLLEWSGMAVPFFLFLFIAAHAVGQGAVIWVFVSEIFPNHLRASGQAFGSSVHWILAALIPSLFPFLLKLVGGGAVFLVFAVMMLFQLLFVAFMMPETKGKTLEEVEDIMLKKKI